The following nucleotide sequence is from Salvia splendens isolate huo1 chromosome 2, SspV2, whole genome shotgun sequence.
CTTTATGGATCATGTGCCAACTCATTTGGTTTTCCAAAAAGTGATGTTGATGTTTGCCTTCAAATGGATCTTGGGGATATTGAAAAGTCTGAGGTCTTGCTAAAGCTGGCAAAAATATTCGAGTCGGACAATCTGCAGAATGTACAGGTTAGTGATGTCTCTGGTTATGCTATTTATTTTACTGATTTCAGTTTTGTTCATCTGTTGTAAGTTAAGTATACATGTTGGCATAAGAAACACATTTGGGAGCCTTAATGAATTACTCCTACATAATTTACCGCTTTGTTCTTGCTTTTTGGGTGTCCCTGCtggaatattaattaagttctttccatttttaatgattttttcaGGCACTTACACGTGCCAGAGTTCCTATAGTGAAGCTCATGGATCCAGTCACGGGTATATCCTGTGACATTTGTATAAACAACGTGCTGGCTGTTGTAAATACTAAGCTGCTTCATGATTATGCGCGGATAGATGTAAGACTTCGTCAGTTGGCATTCATTGTGAAACACTGGGCTAAATCACGAGGAGTCAATGTGACTTACCAAGGAACACTCTCGAGTTATGCGTAAGTCATCTTAAACAACCCTCTTATTTCCAGGTTTATATAATTCAGTTCTACTTGTTAAATATCCGAACTTTGTTTTACAGGTATGTGTTGATGTGCATTCATTTCTTACAACAGCGCAGACCTTCCATTCTTCCATGCTTGCAGGTAACTTAGTAATAAGCTTCTATTCACCGTCACTTTTGCTCCCTGCATCTTTTGATTTATTGTGTTATATATTTAGGAAATTAAAACCATTGTCCCATGCATGTGACAGTGTCAGACATTAGCATGTTGTGTAGTCTGTAGATAATTATTTCGAGGCTATAAGCCCACTAAACACTAACACGGTACACATcaactttttcttaatctcAAATTCGCAATCAACTGTGGATGGGCTGTCTATTGTTTTGTTGAATGGCCCCCTCTTTGATAACATGCCTCAGCTTACACCTATGACTTGTCTATTCTGGATATTGCATCTGCTCTTAATTTTCTTTTGCGTTTGAGGATAAATGAAATTGCAAATTCATTTTCTTCTGCTTTTTCGTCTTACACAGAGAATGCAGGTTACATATTATATAACTGTGGAGGATGTGGAATGTGCATATTTTGACCAAGTGGAGAAGCTTCAAAATTTCGGGGCACAGAATCGAGAAAGTGTTGCTCAGCTGGTTTGGGGCTTTTTCCATTACTGGGCTTATTGTCATGATTATGCAAATGATGTTATATCAGTTCGCACAGGAAGCATGATCAGGTGGGAAACATTCACTCTCGACATATGTTGCATCATTTATTCTTCTTGTCACGGTCGAGTAAAGTAACCTTTTACATCCATCTATCACTAGATTTATGCTAGAGCGGTGTTGCTTTCCTATGCTTGTTGGAAGGGAAACTGTTTGAGGGGTTGGGCTGTGCAACGTAAACGTGTCGTTAGTAAAATAACTAAGAAAATAACTTTGTGCATTACAGCAAGAGAGGCAAGGACTGGACTAGGAGGGTTGGGAACGACCGTCACTTGATATGCATTGAGGATCCATTTGAGGTGTCTCATGATCTCGGCAGGGTGGTGGACAAACACAGTATTAGGGTCCTGCGCGAGGAGTTCGAACGTgctgcagaaatcatgcaataCGATCCTAATCCTTGTGTAAGTTTGTTTGAGCCTTATATTCCTAACTAgtgtactattattttgtagAATGTGCTTTAGTTTATGGTTCAGTTAAGTTGTAAATTCCTTATCTTCAGAGATTCTCATATTTATGAGGTGCAGTATCTAAGCTTATTTATTCCTTTTGTCAGTGGACCTTAGAAATGTAGAAATGTATGCTTTCCTCCTGTATGTATATCATGCATTTTTTGTCAGCccattgtaattttttttgtccaaGAATTTTTGTTTATATGATTATTCTGTTTCAATTGGCATTATTTGATGAATATATAATGTGTAGTATATCACTCCCACCATATTATTTACTTACTTTTACCCCCTCATAGCATTTAATATTAGGTTATTGAATGCAATGTGCAACCATGTTCACTTGCTTGTAAATTTTATTCCTTTCCTGAAAATCTTTTAAAAGCTGTACAATATTCCTATTTATGCAATAGACCAAAATCTCCATGTCTGTCAAAGCATGCGTCTTCAATTTTACATGTGCCCTTGCCTGCTTTAGGCTACTCAACCTATTGTTACAACATATTAAATCTCTTGTCTTATGACTTCAATTCATACGAGTTATTACAATAACAGCACATTCtcaaatagtagtataattaCTTCCTTGATATACTAAAAGCTAATGAAACTTTAAATTTATTGACTATTGTATTACTGTGTTCTCACAATACTTTTTAAACTTATTATACATCTAATAATATATCcttaaactaataaaaaaataataattttgttatagtaactctatttaaaataaaaatttatcttGTCATTTAAGCTTTTGACATATTAAGTGAAGCTCAAATATCTCATCAATAGGAAAACTTGAAAACAAATAGAGATATGCTAATTGAGAGaacatataattataaaaagaagaaagaaagttaGAACATTAGCTGTTGACTCCTTTTTTCCAGTGACTTCGAATTTTGAAATTTCAAGTCGCTAAAATCATGCATCACATTTCTATATAAATCGAAACTTCTGAATCAATTGCGACTTAGTACCATAAACCTTGATTTTTAAACTAGTTTTAAGAATGAGTTTAAAAACAGAATTCTTAAACGTTTATTatacatagtatataaaatatgtggATCCGAGTGGGATTGACCAGCCCTACTGTCATCTCATAAGATCCTGGAAACTTCTTTGGCTTGCGGAATTGTTGTTGGCACCACGGTGCAACAACTCCGTCATCCTTTGCCAACAATGGCCGACGCAATGTCTCCGACTTCCAAAATAAGTGGAGATTTATTCAGTTTTCCGATCCAACCAATTTTCCAATTTTGTAACATGGCAAATAAAATGATAAGTGTGTATGTAGTCATGACAAAGGAAAAAGGAcgcagtttttttttattatttcaactAGATGATGATGATTCTGGTCCCCTATCCTAATTGTAATAGGGCAGTACAAAATATTTAGGGCATCTTGTTTGTTGAAAACGTAAAAGCAATTTAAAGAAGGGTTACTTAAAATTGCAAAAAGGCCAATCTAACCTTCAAATTTGGACCGCCACGTTATTTCCATTTATGGTATGCTTTAACTACCACATTTGCCTTAGACTATCTCACTATAAATATCTCGTAATCCTATGCTacatgtataattttttttaaataaataaagagaagaaaagaaaagaaaagcacGTATATATATGGCCTCAAAATTCATACTTGGAGGCTTAAAAGgtgaaacaaattcaaattcggaTAGGGCAATTAATGGGAcaaatttttttagtaaaaacgagtatgatttaaatttctaaatatgTACCAAAAAATTCCAAAACTTGCAAATTTTTACACGAGAGATAAAGGGGCCCAATTGTCGTGCCAACTACCTCACCACTCTATAATTAAATGCCACCACACCAAATATTTTTGTGGGTCAGTTTCTATACTTATTACTGTATTTAAATTGTTGTTTCTTTCCACTTCCAAGCTTCTTCTTATGGGCAGGTTTTTATTAATTGCTATTAGGCTATTTATTTTATTGGGGGCTTTTATTAGATCAAAGATAAAGACTTCTTACCAATCTCATTATTTATTCTCCTGAACAGGCACCGCTAGCTGCATTTAATCGTACGGTAGACTAATGGCGTGTACAGAAAACGAAACTTATAGAGTCAGACACAATAAAGAAATATGTCACCATTGTCAGAAAGCAGAGGCGGTGTGGGGGCGTTTGCTAACCAATGAAAATGGAAGTGATCCACGATCCCCGAAGGATTGGCCGGACTTGTCACACTGTGAGCTCGACGACAACTCCAAATGTTGAACTCAGTAGCATTTCCAACCCCTATGGGCCAAAGGTGGAGTCGGTCGAACCatccagtggcggatccaggattaaaaaaacggagggagcagaataaaataataaaataataaaatattaaatataatacttcAATATGTTTTTTAGCAAAATGAAAGTCTATTACAATTCAAGTAGCTCTAGCATCTGTTAACTGAGACAACTGATTTCTACGGGTATCCATATCTTGAAAACGTTTCAAGATTCTTTCATTAGAAACACTAGCAAAGATGGATCTTTCATTGTATACTACCAAACTGTCATTCAACCACTCATCTCCCATCCTATTCTGCAAGTTAGTCTTGACAAATTTCATTGCTGAAAATACTCTTTCAACAGATGCAGTCGCTACAGGTAAGATCAATACCAACTCAATCAGACGATAAACCAACGGAAAAACTTTATCTTTCTTGGTTTCAACAATCTTCTGAGATAGGCTAGCCAAATCTTCAATACCATTCAATCGTGCATCTCTTctcacaacaacaacaaaagtTTCAAGTTGTTTAAACAATTCAGTATGTTGAGTCGATGTGAAGTCTTTTGGGTAAAGAGTAGCAAGATGAACAAGCTTatccaagcctcctagctcaactggttgagaagggaggcaaggataccgcgtcATCCTAGAGGCCGCGTGTTCGATCCCTGGGAGgcgcatcttggggattaatttccctgtggCCTAGTGGATTCACTGGCCTGACTCCAGAGCTTCGGGAGGTGATTAAGCCTGTACCCGTGCCTGGACCCAGAAGCTGGGGGAGGTGAAAAATCCTGGACCCGTTCCTGCGGGGTTGGTGGACCCATTGGGTCCCACcttgacaacgaagcgcagcttggtaagacgcttcacctccgaccgttagaccgggggtccgagtcacttcggggagTAGGTGGGGAACCACCGTCGATCCtccttttatatataaaaaaagaacaAGCTTATGAACATTAAAAGCAGCGAAATCATTTTTTGGATCGAGGCATGCCATACAACTTAGCAAGTCCGTGGATGCCTCAGAGAAACGATTTTCCATCTCTTGTGTAAGTAAGTCGACGACCTAATTGACACACAAGAAAGATTAAATATCAAGATGATTCTAATTTAGTAAATGAATaagatattaaatttcaaattacctGACAAAATATTTCAACGCGATAATGATGGTAGTTCTTGATGTTTGAACCATTCCTCTTACTAATCCGCTTTGGAGCATCATCATCCATGTTTGTTATTGAAATGTCATTTGCCCCACAAAAATCATTCACTTCTTGCAAGAAAGTATCCTATCCAAATTCTCGAAATGATCTCAAGCTTTCTTTCACATTCTCTATCAAGAAAATCGCATTTAAAATATCTTGATCTCTTTGTTGCAAGGCACAAGACAATGATTGAATAACCCCCAACAAATgtttcatcaacataaggatgAATACAAATTCAAAAGTCTCCATTTTCTGTACGAGACCTACAGCTTTTCCCCTTGTTTCATATTCTTCTCCATCAACAAGTACGTTTTCAAGTACTTCGGTTACTGACTGCCACATATTTGCAAGACGAATCACGATGACATAATGAGATCCCCATCGAGCTTGGGAGATAATGGTTATTTTTTTTCGGTCAACGGGGCGACGTCGGAGAcaacggagggggcggatatgGAAAATATACATCCGAGATAAGGGAAAATTAGTCGCACGgtgggggcgaccgcccccaccTGCCCCCTGGAGCCGCCACTGGAACCATCCGACCTCACCTAGATCCGCCACATAAAGTTTGAGGCCTGACATAGGAATTATTTTTTGTAATGATTTATTACGATGTGGACATCTTTAACAAGCTAGGTAGTGTGCAATATTTCAAATCCATTAATCTTGTTTCTCCCGTTTGAGTATCTCAAGGGAAGAAGTAAATGGAATGGTAAAGtatctttttttataaaaatttattcttCAATGGAAAGGGTATTCGAGAAGGTATTAtatctttttcaattttgaaaaggTATCTTGACATTTTctttccaaaaaaataaaaagttagttaatttttgttTGTAAATTCAAATAAGTATTTAATGGTAATAATGAAGAAGTTGATGTAAGATAAATAGTTGACATAAGTCAAATGAGAATGGACCCAATGAGCCAATTCTAGCCCAGTTGGTAATATATTAGGGTTTACAATTAGACGTAAAATTTCCTTTTATTCTTAGTATAATGTGCTTATAAATAGTCCCAATTTTTAATGTCAATGAAGCATGGTTACTAAGTAATTACTCTACATGGTAACCATGATTTTTTGATGGGTTTATAAATCCAACTACTTAATAAGTGGTGTAAATTGCAATATTGATTGCACATGTTCATGTTTGAGCTCGctagattttatttataaatgaatTTTGGTCATTCCGAGTTCCGACTTAATATGTCGGGAGTAATTAACAAGAAACAATTAGAGGTTGATAATTGATTGATGTTGATGCCTATCTAGTATTACTCATGAATTCACATCAAGAATCCCGATTTAGCATAATTACTCAAGTGTGTCCCTCAATTACATATAAATTGCAGTTAAGTGTATTTATTTCTCTCATGATAAGGAGGTTGTTGTTATTGTTAGCTGTATTATTTGAAGAAATAATTGCACATATATAGTTGTATTATTGTGAAGAAAATTGCCACAAAAATCATGAAGTTTTGTTAAATTGTGGTCAATCATGCAACTTTCAAAAATAGCGAATTACTATATCATAAATTTGCATTTTCACAATTTTACCATTGATTTAGATTTGAGAAGAAATTATATACGTATGATTTGAAAGCCAAAATTACTTAAGCCTAATCTTATaagtatttaataattttcttaCTAATATTAATGGTTTTTGtagtatttcaaaaaaaatcatggatttCAGCTTCCACGGTACACACAATTTCTTCCAAATGCAAATAAATGggacaaatgaaaaaaatgtgaaaGTTACAATGtaattatctattttttaatttgcaaAATTAATCATAATTTAATCGAACTTCGTATTTTTTCCGGTAGTATTTGCCTTTTATAAATGTCACTTACATACACCATCTAATGAAAATTGGGCTTCAGTGCTTGAGAAGCTTAGAACAACACGATCGAATCTTGGATTCAATCAACTTTTGCCAAATCGGCTATCAATTCTAGATCATATGAAAAGATGAGAATGAGTAATGCTTGCACACACACTTTGATGTGTATCGAACTAGGATTTTATTCAATGAATTGAAAGAGTGCAAATCACCAGAAAATCACTCGATCTCAAAACCCTATTGCTGTATTTATACTTCAGCTCAATTCAAATGGCAAAGAGAGGGAATAGAAAGTGCAAACAGAATATTACAAATAGATCCTTCTATTCTATTAGTTGTGCAAATATGCCCCAAAAtcctaacaaatctccacctttgGGACATATCTTGACAAGCACTGGATCTTCACTTTCATTCCTTCATTAGAGCTGAACCATGTTTATCAACTTCATGCAGTACTTGACTTTAGAAGCAGGTAGAACCTTTGTAAGCATATCAGAGGCATTCTCCTCTGTTGCAACTTTCACAACCTTCACAGATCCCCTTTCTACTTCATCTCTTATGAAGTGTAGCTTGACATCCACATGCTTGCTTCTCTCATGGAAGGTTTGGTGTTTTGACAAACATATGGCACTGTTGGAGTCACACAATACAGTCACTGCATTCTGATCAACCCCAAAATCAGAGCACATACCCTTCAGCCATAGACTCTCCTTCACTGCCTCAGATAGTGATATGTATTCAGCTTCAGTCGTTGAGAGTGCCACTACTGATTGGAGGCTGGACTTCCAGCTGACAGCAGAGccatatagacaaaatacataTCCAGATTGTGACTTCCTTGTATCAACATTGGTAGCAAAATCTGAGTCACAAAATCCCATCAGAGGCTGCTCCACCTCTTCCTTATTTCCACCAAACATAATCCCATAATTTTTAGTACCATTTAGATACCTCATTACCCATTTCAAAGCATGCCAATGCTCCAAGCCCGGGTCTGCCATATACCTACTTGCAACACTCACTGCATGACTAATATCAGGTCTTGTACATACCATGGTGTACATAATGCTTCCCACCATATTGGCATAAGGGATTTTGTCCATTTCTCTTCTTTGATCATCATCTTGAGGGCTCTGACTGGTGCTTAGCTTGAATTGTTGACTGAGTGGGACTGAAACTGGTCTGCTAGAGCTGATCTGAAACTTCTCTAGCACATTCTTTATGTAACTTTTCTGAGTCAGCCAAATCCTTTTCTTATCCCTATCTCTTATAATTTCCATTCCAAGGATCTTCTTTGCATTTCCTAGATCCTTCATGTCAAACTCACTCCTCAAGTCAGATTTCACACTCTCCACCTCTTCCTTGTGTTCTGCTGAaatcagcatatcatctacatacaaaaGTAGATATGCTATTGCAATTCCATTCTTCCTTTTGATGAAGACACAATGATCATATAGTGACTTCTCAAAACCTATCTTTTGTATGAACTCATTGAACCTCAGATACCACTGCCTTGAGCTTTGTTTAAGGCCATAAAGACTCCTTTTCAGCAAACACACTTTGCCTTCATCTCCTGGTTTCACAAATCCAGGTGGTTGCTCCATATAGATCCTTTCTTctagctctccatgaagaaaggctgttTTGACATCCAATTGTTGCAACTCCCAACCTCTGTGTGCAacaatagcaagcaagagtctAATAGAACTGTGCTTCACAACCGGGGAGAATATTTCATTGTAATCCACTCCCTCCTTCTGAGTATATCCTTTTGCTACTAACCTAGCTTTAAATCTGATCTGATCATTGTTGAATGCCTCGATTTTCTTCTTGAAAATCCACTTGCATCCCACTGTTTGTTGATCATTAGGCCTCAGCACCAGCACCCAAGTCTAATTTTTGTACAAGCTGTCTATCTCTTCTTGCATAGCTAGCAACCACCTATCCTTCTCTGGACTCCTTATAGCCTCTTTATAGCTTGATGGCTCATGAAAATCCATTCCTTCTGCCACAGCAAGAGCATAATGCATCATGTCAAAATCATTAAATCTAGATGGCAGTTTAATGTTTCTCCTGGATCTGTCTCTTGCTATCACTCTTCGAGGTGAGTTGGTGTTGTTCAAATCATCAGCAGGTTCCAGATTAGTGCTTCCCTCAGAACTATTTTGTCCTTCATTCACAGATCCTCTCTGATTCTCCATCTCAAAACTGACTTTCTGGACTTCCTTATTGGCAAAGGGCATTTCTGATTCTTTAAAGATCACATCCCTACTGATAACCACCTTCTTGTTTCCTTCCTCACAACACCACAGCCTGTAACCCTTGACCCCCTTTTGATAACCGAGCATCACACATCTCAGAGCTCTAGGCTCCAACTTTCCTTGCCTTATATGAGCATAAGCTCTACATCCAAAGGGTCTAAGTTTAGAGTAATCTCCATCAGATCCATACCATCTTTTGTCAGGTGTATCATTATTAATAGCAGAAGAAGGACACTTGTTTATCAGGACAGCTGCTGTAGAGGCTGCCTCAGCCCAAAATGGTTTAGACATTCCAGAGGATATCAACATGCATCTCACTCTTTCTAGGATTGTTCTATTTGCTCTCtcagccaccccattttgttgtgggttgtgGGGGACTGTCCTATGCCTTTTGATCCCTCTATCTTTACAGAAAACATCAAATTCAGAGGATAGAAACTCCAAACCGTTGTCAGTTCTAAGACACTTTAATGACTTTCCAGTTTCTAACTCAACCTCCACACACCATTCTTTAAATTTTCCAAAGGTCTCTGACTTCTCTTTCATCACAACAATCCATAATTTCCTTGAAAAGTCATCAACAAAGGACAGaaaatacctgcctcctccaatgCTATTGACAGGAGATGGCCCCCATATGTCACTATGCACATATTGAAGTGGCTCGGTTGATGTATGCTTACCCACTCCATATGGCATTTTCTTGCTTTTGCCTAGGATGCATTCTTCACAGGAGCCATTATCCTTGCTGATACTATCATCAGGGACTTCAATCAATCCCATCTTTGCAAGCTGCTTGATTCCAGCATCACCTACATGACCCAGCCTTGCATGCCAATTAATGGACTGTTGTGTTGAATTTGTAGCTCCATTGATGACTTCTGCTTGGAGATAGTACAACACATTATTCCTGATGGCTTTCATCACTTCTTGGCCATCTTTTGTCACCACCATTTCTCCACCAAACAAAGTCACCCTATATCCATTCTTCTCAAGCAAGCCAAGTGAGATAAGATTTCTTTTGATAGATGGAATGTATCTTACTTCTGTAAGCTTTCTTAAACATCCATCATCCATCTTTAGGCATATATTTCCTACACCTTTCACCTCACATACATGATCATCACCTAATAAAACCGACCCATCCGACTCCTTCATATCAGAAAACCATTCAAGACAAGATGACATGTGGAAGCTACAACCCGAATCCATTATCCACAATTTTGATATGGGGCTGTTTCTTACCACATTTAGAGCCCTTGCTTCCTCAATTTCTTCTGTCACAGCTGCAGTAACCTCTTCCTTTTCTCCCTCTGCCATCTTCCTTTTCCAAATATGGCAGTTTCTTTTGATGTGTCccggtttcttgcaccaataacaGTTTCTTGACTCCTTTTGATCTGAGTCCCTCTGAGGCTTTGGCTTCCACTTATCAACACCAGGTTTCTTGAACTTTTGTTGCCTTTTTCCAGTAGCCTTGATGTTGAGGCTTTCGGCAGCTTGATCAACTACCTTCACAGAGGATTTTTGAGCAATCTTCAACTTCAAGGCAGAATATACCTCCTCCAATGTCACCTTTGAATCCCTTCCTAGAAGTATGGAGTCCTTGAATTGCTCGAAACTTTGGGGCAGAGCATTCAAAAGCATCAAGGCTTTATCCTCGTCCTTGATGGCGTCATCTACGCTTTCGAGGTCATCAATACACTTTCTGAACTCCTCCAACTGATCTGCGAGATTTCTTGAATCGGATATTTTGAAGTTGAATAATCTTTGCTTCAAGTGGAGCCGGTTGGAAATTGATTTCTCCATGTAGATCCTTTCCAATTTCCCCCAAACTCCCGCAGCTTCATCCTCCTTCTGTACCTCCCTCAACACCCTATCGCTCAAACACAACAAGATTGAGCTATACGCTTTGTACTCCATTTCTTGTAGCTTTACTGGATCCTTTTCTTGAGGCTCCTTCTGATCGGTCTTGGATTTCACATAATCCCAGACTCCTTGCTGCATCAACACAGCTCTCATCTTCAATCGCCAAAGACCGAAGTCGTTCTCGCCGGTGAATCGCTCTACATCAAACTTCGCCGTAGACATCGTCGATCGCGTCGTCTTCtttcgattcccacagacggcgccaatttgagAAGCTTAGAACAACACGATCGAATCTTGGATTCAATCAACTTTTGCCAAATCGGCTATCAATTCTAGATCATATGAAAAGATGAGAATGAGTAATGCTTGCACACACACTTTGATGTGTATCGAACTAGGATTTTATTCAATGAATTGAAAGAGTGCAAATCACCAGAAAATCACTCGATCTCAAAACCCTATTGCTGTATTTATACTTCAGCTCAATTCAAATGGCAAAGAGAGGGAATAGAAAGTGCAAACAGAATATTACAAATAGATCCTTCTATTCTATTAGTTGTGCAAATATGCCCCAAAATCCTAACAGTGCTATTTCCATTATTATTAATCCCAATTTCAAGGATAAAAAGATTAAGgacaataatttataattacaaGGACGTGAAGTCAtacttattttgttttctttcgcACCAGGGTTTTCTATGTAATTACGTTCTTGAAATGTATTCAAATGTTGACTTTATAATAGTATTATAACTATTTTTCAGTAAATAAAGTATATGTAATCAGTTGAATAGTAAACGTTTACTGTCCTGTGTTTCTATCAGTAGCTAACAGAAGTTCTtctatttgaaaaaaaaaatgttttatcCGGTTATTGCATTTACTTGCAAGATATTAATTGGAGTTGGGACATCGATCCATTAATTTGATGGATCTACAACTGTTTCTACATAATTATTGGAAATTAATTAGCTAGTAACCTTGTTTTATTTCAAACAACTGAACAATAATATGCGTCAATTCTTTTGCAAAAACATGGATGATAATTCGGCTTGTCGATTAGCAGTTAACTGATAATTGAATTGGACCAATTTGTTTAaaggaggagagagaaaattatATACAAATGGACCGATGGTCCATATGTGAAATCTGATTCGCTTATAGCCTTAACAAAGCTATTCTATATATAGTTGTAAATTTTTATATCACCTCTTTCTGACCAAACCTAGTTATAAGGttttaaaacaaatataattagTGATTTATTTAAGTTGATCTCTATTTATACTTTACATTTCTTTATACCCTAAATGAATCTTTTGGTAACTTCCGAACTGATATGAAGAGAAAAGTGAATTGAGTTGCGCTCCAtcgtaaaaaaaaacaatagtCCACATTAGGGCACATAGACGTTGCCGAATAAAGCAGAAAGAAAATGGTAAGAAATTAAACATGAGAGATAAGAATAATAAAGGCAAAGAAATCAAACCACCGTTTTCATTGTTAACTAATCAGTTTTGTACGCATTCATAAAGGCAAGGATGATTGCAGTATCACCGCCCCCACCAACAAAATTATCCATTTGCACCACGcccttctctctccctctctttcaTAGATATATACTCCACATACACACACCTTCAAAACAAGAGATAAGATAAGAAAAGAATGGGGAGAGGGAGAGTGGAATTGAAGAGAATTGAGAACAAGATAAACAGACAGGTGACATTCTCAAAGAGAAGAAATGGGCTTCTCAAGAAAGCTTATGAGCTTTCTGTGCTT
It contains:
- the LOC121760887 gene encoding uncharacterized protein LOC121760887; protein product: MDDDAPKRISKRNGSNIKNYHHYRVEIFCQVVDLLTQEMENRFSEASTDLLSFELGGLDKLVHLATLYPKDFTSTQHTELFKQLETFVVVVRRDARLNGIEDLASLSQKIVETKKDKVFPLVYRLIELVLILPVATASVERVFSAMKFVKTNLQNRMGDEWLNDSLVVYNERSIFASVSNERILKRFQDMDTRRNQLSQLTDARAT